Proteins encoded within one genomic window of Pedobacter africanus:
- a CDS encoding S41 family peptidase: MKKNTRYNALIALTYSATLIGGMFFGYKFLKDQGYQFHKPVQFADSNAEKVDEIIHIINKKYVDEVNADSLNHLPIDSLLHQLDPHSTYLPPAKASEMLETLGGNFEGIGIEYYILNDTLLVTNVVKDGPAFIAGIRQGDKILQIDTAIVSGKALPREKMVGRIRGRKGTAVKLTIIHPGDTQRMVYTVNRNRVKVSSIDAAYMLNPETAYVRISKFGADTDKDFVESVRQLKAKGMKKLILDLRDNGGGYLSAATGLANQILEENKLIVYTEGKHEPRTDYMTTGGGEFEQGKLAVLINENSASASEILAGAVQDWGRGVIVGRRSFGKGLVQEQFPFGDGSALNLTIARYYTPSGKSIQKSYKKGYNAYQNEIEDRFNDGELTSDVTGTGKDSLQRKNLTRGGIRPDIYVKLDTNGYNRFYGKLVAKKVLFDFVYDILGARYNAEQLEQKMTKFAISESDYSDFLKYIQKRNIPIDPKQLYMAKPLIYNDLKVLLYKYHLGDAGYYKALNLNDPVVKQAIASLQ; this comes from the coding sequence ATGAAGAAAAATACCCGCTATAATGCCCTTATTGCCCTCACTTATTCCGCTACATTAATAGGTGGGATGTTCTTTGGTTACAAATTTTTAAAAGATCAGGGGTATCAATTTCATAAGCCTGTTCAATTTGCTGATAGTAACGCCGAAAAGGTAGATGAAATTATCCATATCATCAATAAAAAATATGTTGATGAGGTAAATGCCGACTCTTTAAACCATTTGCCTATCGATAGCCTGCTGCATCAGCTGGACCCACACAGCACATACCTTCCGCCAGCGAAAGCCAGTGAAATGCTCGAGACCCTGGGAGGCAATTTTGAAGGGATCGGGATTGAATATTATATTCTCAATGACACTTTGCTGGTTACCAATGTGGTAAAAGACGGACCTGCATTTATAGCTGGAATAAGACAGGGAGATAAGATATTGCAAATCGATACGGCCATAGTGAGCGGAAAAGCGCTGCCGCGAGAAAAGATGGTAGGGCGTATAAGAGGACGCAAAGGGACTGCTGTAAAATTAACCATTATTCATCCCGGAGATACCCAGCGTATGGTATATACCGTTAACCGTAACCGTGTAAAGGTAAGCAGTATTGATGCGGCTTACATGCTGAACCCTGAAACGGCCTATGTCAGAATCAGCAAGTTTGGCGCAGATACCGACAAAGATTTTGTAGAATCAGTAAGGCAGCTAAAAGCTAAAGGGATGAAGAAGCTAATCCTTGATCTAAGGGACAATGGCGGTGGTTACCTGAGTGCGGCAACTGGGCTGGCCAACCAGATACTCGAAGAAAATAAACTGATTGTTTATACTGAAGGTAAACATGAGCCCAGGACAGATTATATGACTACCGGTGGAGGAGAGTTTGAGCAAGGGAAACTGGCGGTACTGATCAATGAAAACTCCGCTTCGGCGAGCGAAATTCTGGCCGGGGCGGTACAGGATTGGGGCAGAGGTGTAATTGTAGGCAGGCGCTCATTTGGCAAGGGCTTAGTACAGGAGCAGTTTCCTTTCGGGGATGGTTCTGCCCTGAACCTTACTATTGCCAGATATTACACTCCTTCGGGTAAAAGCATCCAAAAATCTTACAAAAAAGGATACAACGCTTATCAGAATGAAATCGAAGACCGTTTTAATGATGGGGAGCTTACTTCTGATGTGACTGGCACAGGAAAAGATAGCCTGCAGCGCAAAAATTTGACTCGTGGCGGTATCCGTCCGGATATTTACGTAAAGCTGGATACGAATGGCTACAATCGGTTTTATGGTAAACTGGTGGCCAAAAAGGTCTTGTTCGATTTTGTGTACGATATACTGGGCGCCCGATACAATGCAGAACAGCTGGAACAGAAAATGACGAAGTTTGCGATCAGCGAATCAGACTACAGCGATTTTCTGAAGTATATCCAAAAGCGCAATATTCCAATAGATCCGAAGCAACTGTATATGGCCAAACCATTGATATACAATGATCTGAAGGTGCTTTTATACAAGTACCATTTGGGCGATGCAGGCTATTACAAAGCCTTAAACCTAAATGACCCGGTGGTTAAGCAAGCCATCGCCAGCTTGCAATAA
- the murQ gene encoding N-acetylmuramic acid 6-phosphate etherase, whose translation MIRVTEQESKYHDIDKMSVLEILTGINNEDKIVPQAVEKAIPQIEKLASAVAERMINGGRLFYIGAGTSGRLGVVDASECPPTFGVPFDWVVGIIAGGDTAIRKAVENAEDDAAQAWIDLQEYKINEKDCLVGLAASGTTPYVIGGLHTARENGVLTGCIVCNEGGPIAGESDYPVEVVVGPEFLTGSTRMKSGTAQKLVLNMLSTTVMIRLGRVKGNKMVDMQLTNHKLVDRGTQMVMDELNIDHDHAADLLIRYGSVRKAVEASHK comes from the coding sequence ATGATTAGAGTAACCGAGCAGGAATCAAAGTACCACGACATCGACAAAATGTCGGTACTGGAGATTCTGACAGGCATAAATAATGAAGATAAAATTGTTCCCCAGGCTGTAGAAAAAGCAATTCCTCAAATAGAAAAGCTGGCTTCTGCCGTAGCTGAGCGTATGATCAACGGGGGTAGATTATTTTACATCGGGGCAGGCACAAGCGGTCGTTTGGGAGTAGTTGATGCTTCCGAATGTCCACCTACATTTGGTGTGCCTTTCGACTGGGTGGTTGGCATCATTGCCGGGGGCGACACCGCGATCAGAAAAGCGGTTGAAAATGCCGAAGATGATGCAGCACAAGCCTGGATTGATTTGCAGGAGTATAAGATCAATGAAAAAGACTGCCTGGTTGGTCTTGCGGCCTCAGGTACCACGCCTTATGTCATTGGTGGACTGCATACCGCGCGTGAAAACGGTGTGCTTACCGGGTGTATTGTTTGTAATGAGGGTGGCCCCATTGCAGGTGAAAGTGACTACCCGGTAGAAGTAGTTGTAGGCCCGGAGTTCTTAACCGGATCAACGCGCATGAAGTCGGGAACCGCACAAAAATTGGTGTTGAATATGTTGAGCACGACGGTTATGATCAGGCTGGGCAGGGTAAAAGGGAACAAGATGGTAGACATGCAGCTGACCAACCATAAACTGGTTGACCGGGGTACGCAAATGGTAATGGACGAACTGAATATAGACCATGACCATGCTGCCGACCTGCTGATCCGTTATGGGAGTGTCCGCAAGGCGGTTGAGGCCAGCCACAAGTAA
- a CDS encoding Bax inhibitor-1/YccA family protein: protein MDNNNQDWSKQSVFVEDITGKVAKKFFANVFLWMFVALSVSTAVAFYLATNSELLYTFFSAQTGKPNILGWIVMLSPLGISLAMNFGLSRFSYGAIVGLFILFAALLGISLSTVLLVYTSASIISCFAGAAGIFGIMAFMGYTTNIDLSKFGPILMIGVIGLIIASILNVFIQSANFSLFMAYVGIAIFTALTAYHVQMLKRIGQGIEESGAQILDADSKKLAIIGAMSLYVTFINIFLSLLRIFGDRR from the coding sequence ATGGACAACAACAATCAAGATTGGTCAAAACAATCCGTTTTTGTAGAAGATATAACGGGTAAAGTTGCCAAAAAATTCTTTGCCAATGTATTCCTTTGGATGTTTGTGGCTTTGAGTGTTTCAACAGCCGTTGCATTTTATCTGGCAACCAATTCGGAATTACTTTATACTTTTTTTAGTGCCCAGACGGGTAAGCCAAATATTCTTGGCTGGATAGTAATGCTTTCACCTTTGGGGATTTCATTGGCAATGAACTTCGGGCTAAGCCGATTCTCCTATGGTGCTATAGTTGGCCTGTTCATTCTGTTTGCTGCCTTATTAGGTATCAGTCTTAGCACAGTTTTATTAGTATACACTTCAGCTTCTATTATCAGTTGCTTTGCCGGTGCAGCAGGAATATTTGGCATCATGGCCTTTATGGGATATACCACCAACATAGATTTAAGCAAATTTGGTCCTATATTAATGATTGGTGTGATAGGACTTATTATAGCAAGTATATTAAATGTCTTTATTCAAAGCGCAAACTTTAGCTTGTTCATGGCGTATGTGGGTATTGCTATTTTTACAGCTTTAACAGCATATCATGTTCAAATGTTAAAAAGGATAGGGCAGGGAATAGAGGAAAGCGGTGCACAGATTCTGGATGCTGATTCTAAAAAACTGGCAATTATAGGAGCCATGTCTCTTTACGTTACCTTCATCAATATATTCTTGTCGTTGTTAAGAATATTCGGAGACAGAAGATAG
- a CDS encoding histidine decarboxylase, producing MQTKLNSVDFERLNAYMKKAEKRSEHFIGYPIARDFDYSELYPLLKLPLNNVGDPQVESTYDLNSRSLEQEVLQFFAQLFNAPQNNWWGYVTNGGSEGNLYGLYVARELYPNGIVYYSESTHYSVQKNIQLLNLRSIVISTQENGEMDYNDLKQMIQMHRDQPVIILANIGTTMTEAKDDLTEIKSILRQLAVKNQYIHCDAALAGTYSAVLDLKPGFDFSCGSDSLAISGHKFIGSPIPCGLVLVKKNYKERIGRAVPYIGTVDTTITGSRNGHSPVFLWYAIKKMGIDGLRQRALESLEVAAYAVEKLNEIGFGAWRNPSALTVVFPQPSLKICLKWQIATENGQSHIICMPGITRKKIDEFVSDLVTEMEPMV from the coding sequence ATGCAAACCAAATTAAATTCTGTCGACTTTGAACGTTTAAATGCTTACATGAAAAAGGCCGAAAAGCGTTCTGAACATTTTATCGGCTATCCGATTGCCAGGGATTTTGACTATTCTGAATTGTATCCGCTATTGAAGCTCCCCTTGAACAATGTAGGTGATCCGCAAGTTGAATCTACATACGATCTCAATTCAAGGTCACTTGAACAGGAAGTACTGCAGTTCTTTGCGCAATTGTTTAATGCTCCCCAAAACAACTGGTGGGGGTATGTGACCAATGGTGGTTCGGAAGGCAATTTATATGGCCTTTATGTAGCACGGGAGCTGTATCCTAATGGGATTGTTTACTACTCTGAATCTACTCACTATAGTGTCCAAAAGAATATTCAACTGCTCAACCTGAGAAGTATCGTTATCAGTACCCAGGAAAACGGAGAGATGGATTACAACGATCTGAAGCAGATGATACAGATGCATCGTGATCAGCCAGTGATTATTCTGGCCAATATTGGCACTACGATGACCGAAGCTAAGGATGATTTGACTGAAATAAAGAGCATCCTGCGCCAGCTGGCTGTAAAAAACCAGTACATCCATTGTGATGCCGCTTTGGCTGGAACTTACAGTGCCGTGCTGGATTTAAAGCCGGGCTTTGATTTTAGCTGTGGTTCCGACAGCTTGGCTATCAGTGGCCATAAATTTATAGGCTCACCAATTCCATGTGGCTTGGTGTTGGTTAAAAAGAACTATAAGGAAAGGATTGGCAGGGCTGTACCTTATATAGGTACCGTAGATACTACCATCACCGGCAGTAGAAATGGGCACAGTCCGGTTTTTTTATGGTATGCCATCAAAAAGATGGGTATAGATGGCTTGAGACAGCGGGCGCTGGAAAGCCTGGAAGTTGCCGCCTACGCAGTTGAAAAGCTAAATGAGATCGGTTTTGGCGCCTGGAGAAACCCTTCAGCGCTCACCGTGGTGTTTCCGCAGCCCTCACTTAAAATATGTCTGAAATGGCAGATTGCCACAGAGAACGGGCAAAGCCATATCATCTGTATGCCTGGTATTACCAGGAAAAAAATAGATGAGTTTGTATCTGATCTGGTGACCGAAATGGAACCCATGGTATAA
- a CDS encoding Lrp/AsnC family transcriptional regulator yields MAGELDNFDKQILNILQKDAALAAKDIAAQIGLSVSPTYERIKRLKQDGYIDKYVALVNRVKLGKHLLVLCHVTLKQQSLDTLKQFEEAVVSLNEVLEVMCIAGSQDYVLKIAVKDVNDYHEFVMQHLSTFSNVSNLNSSFILKEIKKETALEIE; encoded by the coding sequence ATGGCAGGCGAACTGGATAACTTTGACAAGCAGATACTTAACATCCTACAAAAAGATGCTGCCCTGGCAGCTAAAGACATTGCAGCGCAGATAGGCCTTAGCGTTTCTCCTACCTACGAACGCATCAAAAGGCTAAAGCAAGATGGTTACATCGATAAATATGTGGCCCTGGTAAATCGTGTTAAACTGGGCAAGCATCTCCTGGTCCTTTGTCACGTTACCTTGAAACAGCAATCGTTAGACACCCTAAAACAATTTGAAGAGGCTGTAGTTTCTCTCAACGAAGTGCTGGAAGTGATGTGCATTGCCGGCAGTCAGGATTATGTGCTTAAAATTGCCGTAAAGGATGTAAACGATTACCACGAATTTGTGATGCAACATCTGTCTACCTTTTCCAATGTATCTAATCTGAACAGTAGCTTCATCTTAAAAGAGATTAAAAAAGAGACTGCATTAGAGATTGAGTAA
- a CDS encoding SRPBCC family protein, with translation MKQEDFTTEITVDATPEQVFKAINNVRGWWSENIEGSTDKINDEFLYHYQDVHRCKIKITDMEMNTRVTWHVLDNYFKFTTDKTEWKDTYVTFELTKKGGKTALKFTHKGLVPTYECYQVCHDAWTHYIQGSLKMLITTGAGKPTPKETTADVTSQSIETPDQQATKSIYHRLLITVPIETVYEAITTQKGLAGWWTPDTIAKPETGSTLRFGFGPDYFKEMEVTELRPYSLVKWRCLKAFEDWIGTTLTFELEAHKKGCILLFHHDGWAAYTPEFASCSFDWALFFRSLKSLCETGKGFPYPEFNK, from the coding sequence ATGAAACAAGAAGATTTCACAACAGAAATTACCGTAGATGCTACCCCCGAACAGGTATTCAAGGCCATCAATAACGTCCGCGGATGGTGGTCAGAAAACATTGAAGGATCTACTGACAAAATCAATGATGAGTTTTTGTACCATTACCAGGATGTACATCGCTGTAAAATAAAAATTACGGACATGGAAATGAACACCAGGGTAACCTGGCATGTGCTAGATAACTATTTTAAGTTTACTACCGACAAAACGGAATGGAAAGACACCTATGTAACCTTTGAACTCACCAAAAAGGGAGGAAAGACAGCATTAAAATTCACGCACAAAGGCCTGGTTCCTACCTATGAATGTTACCAGGTTTGCCACGATGCGTGGACACATTACATACAGGGCAGCTTAAAAATGCTCATTACAACAGGCGCAGGTAAGCCTACACCAAAAGAAACCACAGCGGACGTTACCAGCCAATCTATCGAAACCCCTGACCAGCAGGCTACAAAAAGCATTTACCACAGGCTATTGATTACCGTACCTATAGAAACAGTTTATGAAGCCATCACCACACAGAAAGGGCTGGCTGGCTGGTGGACACCAGATACGATTGCAAAGCCGGAAACCGGAAGCACACTGAGGTTCGGTTTTGGCCCCGATTATTTCAAAGAGATGGAGGTAACGGAACTCAGGCCTTATAGCCTGGTTAAATGGCGCTGCTTAAAAGCCTTTGAGGACTGGATCGGCACTACGCTCACTTTTGAACTGGAAGCGCATAAAAAAGGCTGTATTTTATTATTTCATCATGATGGCTGGGCAGCATACACACCAGAATTTGCAAGCTGCAGCTTTGACTGGGCGCTTTTTTTCAGGAGCCTGAAATCGCTTTGCGAAACCGGAAAGGGTTTCCCTTATCCGGAGTTTAATAAATAA
- a CDS encoding GlxA family transcriptional regulator produces the protein MKHLSILVPDVQAGPNTLSCIVGAYHIFTEANKYRNQHNQPEVFSIELAGVTGQSSFVNGLLTIMPQVHVDTIHKTDLIIIPAIAAAFKEVEAGNAVLVDWILKQYKIGAEVASMCTGAYILASTGLLDKKSCSIHWNAAANFRTLFPKVNLKAEKLITDEEGIYTNGGGYSFLNLLIYLVEKYYDRQTAIYCSKIFQIDIDRQTQSDFVIFSGQKSHGDEVIRQAQEYIEENFAEKLSVEQLSKRFTVGRRNFDRRFIKATGNTPVEYQQRVKIESAKKALETSRKTINEVMYEVGYADVKAFREVFRKITGMSPLEYKSKYNKSMGNF, from the coding sequence ATGAAACACCTCAGTATACTGGTACCGGATGTCCAGGCTGGCCCTAATACCTTATCCTGCATAGTGGGGGCTTACCACATTTTTACTGAGGCCAATAAATATAGGAATCAACATAACCAGCCAGAGGTGTTCAGTATTGAACTGGCCGGGGTAACGGGGCAGTCGAGTTTTGTGAATGGTTTGCTAACCATTATGCCACAGGTGCATGTGGATACGATACACAAAACCGATCTGATTATTATTCCTGCAATTGCGGCGGCTTTTAAAGAAGTGGAAGCGGGCAATGCCGTACTTGTAGATTGGATTCTTAAACAGTATAAAATAGGGGCTGAGGTTGCCAGCATGTGTACCGGCGCGTATATACTGGCTTCGACGGGCTTGCTGGATAAAAAAAGTTGCTCTATTCACTGGAATGCTGCTGCAAATTTCCGAACGCTATTTCCCAAGGTAAACTTAAAAGCTGAAAAACTGATTACAGACGAGGAGGGTATTTATACCAATGGTGGGGGCTACTCGTTTTTGAACCTGTTGATTTATCTGGTTGAAAAATATTACGACCGGCAAACGGCGATTTATTGTTCCAAGATTTTTCAGATTGACATCGACCGGCAAACGCAATCTGATTTTGTCATTTTCAGTGGGCAAAAATCGCATGGAGATGAAGTGATCAGGCAGGCACAGGAGTATATTGAGGAGAATTTTGCAGAGAAGCTTTCTGTTGAACAGCTTTCCAAAAGGTTTACTGTTGGAAGGAGGAATTTTGATCGTCGCTTTATTAAAGCAACAGGTAATACACCCGTAGAATATCAGCAGCGTGTAAAGATTGAGTCTGCAAAAAAGGCATTGGAAACTTCGCGTAAAACGATCAACGAGGTAATGTACGAGGTGGGGTATGCCGATGTAAAGGCATTCCGGGAAGTTTTTCGTAAAATTACCGGAATGTCGCCCCTGGAGTATAAAAGCAAATACAATAAATCCATGGGGAATTTTTAA
- a CDS encoding alpha/beta hydrolase, whose amino-acid sequence MKNTLLIALFTFFALSGAKSQSKWIPENTKIFGLGYVDQLHSEILKEDRVLNIYLPEDYDLKKRYPVIYLLDGAADEDFIHVVGLVQYNTFSWISRIPQSVVVGIANTNRRRDFTAPSIRESDQKIIPQNGGSEKFMAFLEKELQPFIEKKYRTSSDKTIIGQSLGGLLATEILFTKPSLFNAYIIISPSLWWKDGALLNDNPAILKSDYAIPTKIYIGVGKEGSIDGSKNHIMEDDARLLADKIKKGQSKYLKVYFDYLPEEDHATAGHPALFNAFRLLYPKK is encoded by the coding sequence ATGAAAAACACATTGCTAATTGCCTTGTTTACCTTTTTTGCACTTTCTGGCGCAAAATCGCAATCTAAATGGATTCCCGAAAATACCAAAATATTCGGTCTTGGCTATGTAGATCAGTTGCATTCCGAAATTTTGAAGGAAGACCGGGTCCTCAATATTTACCTGCCGGAGGACTATGATCTTAAAAAACGATATCCGGTGATTTACCTGCTGGACGGAGCTGCTGATGAAGATTTTATCCATGTTGTGGGCTTGGTACAATACAACACTTTTTCCTGGATCAGCAGGATTCCGCAGTCGGTAGTGGTAGGCATTGCCAATACCAACAGGCGCAGGGATTTTACTGCGCCTTCTATACGGGAAAGCGATCAAAAGATCATCCCTCAGAATGGGGGAAGTGAAAAATTTATGGCTTTCCTCGAGAAGGAACTTCAGCCATTCATCGAAAAAAAGTACAGGACAAGCTCCGATAAAACCATTATCGGACAGTCTTTAGGCGGCTTGCTGGCAACTGAAATATTGTTCACAAAACCTTCGCTGTTCAATGCCTACATCATTATCAGTCCGAGTTTATGGTGGAAAGACGGCGCTTTGCTAAATGACAATCCCGCGATTTTGAAATCGGATTATGCCATTCCAACCAAAATCTATATCGGTGTAGGTAAGGAGGGTTCTATTGATGGCTCAAAAAATCACATTATGGAAGATGATGCCAGGTTGCTGGCAGATAAAATAAAGAAAGGACAGTCTAAATACCTGAAAGTGTATTTTGATTACCTCCCTGAAGAGGACCATGCCACGGCTGGACATCCGGCATTGTTTAATGCATTCCGTCTTTTATATCCAAAAAAATAA
- a CDS encoding ThuA domain-containing protein, producing the protein MKTIRLTLLLWLFSVTAFTQKKTHLLIVTGGHGFKQAPFYQMFDDLNFSYDKLEQPRANELIAGEGVARYDALVFYDMYNSITEQQKQAYLRLLQKGKAMIFLHHALVSYQDWDEFQRIIGGKYYEKATVVNRDTFQSTYQHDVTIPVKIENKRHPVTRGIKDFEIFDEVYGKFGTQPGIKPLLSTSHPGSSRYIAWTNYYGNTDVLFIQLGHGPEAFANPNFRKLLQQGINWSVKQHKK; encoded by the coding sequence ATGAAGACGATCAGGTTAACCCTATTATTGTGGCTATTCAGTGTTACAGCCTTTACGCAGAAAAAAACACACCTGCTGATTGTTACGGGTGGCCATGGCTTTAAGCAGGCACCTTTTTATCAAATGTTTGACGACCTAAATTTTAGCTACGACAAACTGGAACAGCCCAGAGCCAACGAATTGATTGCCGGTGAAGGGGTAGCCCGCTATGATGCCCTCGTCTTTTACGATATGTACAACAGCATTACCGAACAGCAAAAGCAGGCCTACCTGCGGCTGTTACAAAAGGGCAAAGCCATGATATTCCTGCATCATGCACTGGTCTCCTATCAGGACTGGGATGAATTTCAGCGCATCATTGGCGGAAAATACTATGAAAAAGCCACCGTCGTCAATCGCGATACATTTCAATCGACCTACCAGCATGATGTAACCATTCCGGTAAAAATAGAAAACAAGCGCCATCCTGTAACCAGGGGCATTAAAGATTTTGAAATATTTGATGAGGTGTACGGCAAGTTTGGTACCCAACCTGGCATTAAACCTTTGTTGAGTACCAGTCACCCCGGCAGTTCCAGGTATATTGCCTGGACCAACTACTACGGCAACACTGATGTCTTGTTTATCCAATTAGGCCATGGGCCGGAAGCCTTTGCAAATCCCAATTTCAGGAAACTGCTTCAACAGGGCATCAATTGGTCTGTAAAGCAACATAAAAAATAA
- a CDS encoding MFS transporter → MFRSLKYRNFQLFFYGQSISLIGTWMQKTAVSWLVYRLTDSAMMLGLVGFVSLIPSLLLSPYAGSLIDRHNRYKILLITQVISMLQAGALALLIFFKFYNIPLIIALSLIQGIINAFDVTCRQSLMVEMVEDKDDLPNAIALNSTMANLARIMGPAIAGVILSTLGEDFCFIGNFVSYIPVLTCLMMMKLNIRVLPHGQKSIWTELEEGFRYISGDKDLSSMIVMIGISSLFVIPFNTLMPIFAKDLFHGDAGTFSWFESAAGLGSVVAAMYLANLKSAKPIMKITIIASAIFGVSLMLLSWSGILPLALAFMGLSGLGMMAQTSSINTYIQTHAIPEMRGRAISYYVMAYQGMIPIGSLLIGWTAHAFGPRLAVCLSGMIGLLATILFVFYKTKFSRRQAAALLLNHK, encoded by the coding sequence ATGTTCAGATCATTAAAGTACCGCAATTTTCAACTCTTCTTTTACGGACAATCCATTTCACTTATTGGCACATGGATGCAGAAGACTGCGGTAAGCTGGTTGGTCTACAGATTAACAGATTCGGCTATGATGCTCGGACTGGTGGGTTTTGTAAGCTTAATACCCTCCCTCTTGTTGTCGCCCTACGCGGGTAGTTTAATAGACAGGCATAACCGTTATAAAATTCTGCTCATCACCCAGGTCATTTCCATGCTGCAGGCTGGCGCCCTTGCCCTCCTGATATTCTTTAAGTTCTATAACATTCCACTGATTATTGCCCTAAGCCTTATTCAGGGGATCATCAACGCCTTTGATGTCACCTGCCGACAATCCCTGATGGTAGAAATGGTGGAAGATAAAGATGATCTGCCCAACGCCATTGCCCTGAACTCTACTATGGCCAATCTTGCCCGCATTATGGGCCCGGCCATTGCAGGTGTAATCCTGAGCACCCTGGGTGAAGATTTTTGTTTTATCGGAAATTTTGTAAGTTATATACCCGTGCTCACCTGCCTGATGATGATGAAACTCAACATCAGGGTATTGCCTCATGGTCAAAAAAGCATCTGGACAGAGCTTGAGGAGGGCTTCAGATACATTTCCGGGGATAAGGACCTGAGCAGCATGATTGTAATGATAGGGATCAGCAGCTTGTTTGTTATTCCGTTCAACACCCTGATGCCCATTTTTGCCAAGGATCTTTTTCATGGTGATGCCGGTACTTTCAGCTGGTTTGAAAGTGCAGCCGGCTTAGGTTCAGTTGTTGCGGCCATGTATCTGGCCAACCTAAAATCAGCCAAACCTATCATGAAGATCACCATTATCGCCAGTGCCATATTTGGCGTCAGTCTGATGCTGCTTTCCTGGTCGGGCATTCTGCCATTAGCGCTTGCCTTTATGGGATTAAGCGGACTTGGCATGATGGCACAGACCTCATCCATCAATACGTATATCCAAACACATGCGATTCCCGAAATGAGAGGCAGAGCCATCAGCTACTACGTAATGGCCTACCAGGGTATGATCCCTATCGGGAGCCTCCTGATCGGCTGGACAGCACATGCTTTCGGCCCACGACTGGCGGTTTGCCTATCCGGAATGATCGGCCTGCTGGCAACTATATTGTTTGTATTCTATAAAACAAAATTTTCGCGCCGGCAAGCGGCCGCCCTTCTGTTAAATCACAAATAG
- a CDS encoding LysR substrate-binding domain-containing protein has protein sequence MEIRQINYFIKAAELLHFTEAAAACFVTQSTLSQQIKQLEEELGMLLFDRIGKHVRLTEAGSVFLHHARQIILSVNKSKQAVFELNNLVIGELRIGVTSAFSSVLLPALAPFSSKYPGIKIVVEYGTAAELEHKLKQAELDVLLAFHEQTDSDRTSLEMEHLFSSRIMMVVSKRHPLANLKKISLANLAKIELCLPSKGFSSRDLLDELFHKANLLPLIKIELNNIHSLLSLVDEGNWATILNEKALITWENLVAVPISGKEYYKQAFILWQKGGYRKKSATLFVNELVKTLLG, from the coding sequence ATGGAAATCAGACAAATCAATTATTTCATTAAAGCTGCTGAACTTCTACACTTTACCGAAGCAGCTGCAGCATGCTTTGTTACACAATCTACCTTGTCACAGCAAATCAAGCAACTCGAGGAGGAACTGGGAATGTTGCTGTTTGATAGAATAGGTAAACATGTGAGACTAACAGAAGCCGGAAGTGTTTTTCTCCATCACGCCCGGCAAATCATATTGAGCGTAAACAAATCGAAGCAGGCAGTTTTTGAATTGAATAACCTGGTTATCGGTGAATTGAGAATAGGGGTAACCTCTGCCTTCAGTTCGGTATTGCTACCTGCCCTGGCACCTTTTTCTTCTAAATATCCGGGAATTAAGATCGTTGTCGAATATGGAACAGCAGCGGAATTGGAGCATAAACTGAAGCAGGCCGAACTGGATGTGCTTCTTGCCTTTCATGAGCAGACGGATAGTGATCGGACCAGCCTGGAGATGGAACATCTTTTTTCATCCAGGATAATGATGGTGGTATCTAAGCGTCACCCACTGGCCAACCTTAAAAAGATTTCTCTGGCCAATCTCGCTAAAATAGAACTGTGTTTGCCTAGTAAAGGGTTTAGTTCCAGGGATCTGCTGGATGAGCTATTCCATAAGGCAAACCTTTTACCACTAATAAAGATTGAACTTAACAATATACACTCCCTGCTTTCGCTGGTGGATGAAGGGAACTGGGCTACCATTCTTAACGAGAAGGCCCTTATTACCTGGGAGAACCTGGTGGCCGTCCCGATATCGGGCAAAGAATATTACAAACAGGCCTTTATTTTATGGCAGAAAGGTGGTTACCGCAAAAAATCAGCTACCTTATTTGTGAACGAATTGGTTAAAACCCTGCTCGGATAG